The window TCCTTATTTAAAGATGAGGTACTAGCCTATTTAAAAGAACAGTTAGAAAGTAGAGATGGTAAATGAATGAACTACCATTGTTGATCTCTGGCAAACGAAAATATATTTTTTGTGGATGTGAGAAAGGATTGGCACTCTTATCCCCACTTCATAATCAAGTTGTAGATGCTACAATTGAAGTTATAAGTTTAGAAGATAAAGAGTTGACGAGGAAATTAAGAAACCAAAAGATGGGTACGTTCCTCTATGTTGCTACTACTTGGGGAAATTTGAGTCGAGTTAAAAGGTTGGCTATGGAGATAGGTTATACCGAAGAAGAGTCACATTTTATTGGCTATGGAGAAAAGAGGATACAGATATTTTGTTGCCGTTGTCATGGGCTGATGAAGGTAAACGAGGTACCTGTAAACATTGAAGTTACTTGCATCCACTGTCATTTATTATTATCCGTATCTGATCATTATTCAAAGGAAAGAGACGCCTTTCTTGGTTATGTCGCAAAGCTATAGGCAGAGGTGTTTTACTTGAAAAAACAAAAAGAAATTCCTGTATATGTAAAATACATTACTATTGAAACTCCGAAAGTGAAGAGATTTACATTGGCACCAATGAATGGCGCTACTCTTCCGCCTTTTAGTGCTGGCTCACATATAACTACATACATCCGAAAGAATGGGAGTTTGTTAGAAAGATCTTACTCTCTCAACAGCCATCCAGATAAAACAGGTACGTATGATATTTCCATTTTATTAAGTGACACCTCAAAGGGAGGTTCTCACTACTGGCACACGCAAATAAAAGTTGGCGAACAGTTGACCATTAGTTATCCGAAAAATTACTTTCCATTAAGCTTTAAGGCAAAGCATCATGTTTTTTATGCTGCTGGGATTGGGATTACTCCTTTCTTATCTATGATGAAAGAGCTACAAGAGACCGGTGGCTCATTTGAACTTCACTACGCTGCTAAATCAAGGGAGCTATGTTCATTTTACTCTCTTCTAAAAGAATATTTTCGAGAACAATGTACATTTTATTTTTCAGAGGCGGAAGATTCAGAACGTCTCTCACCATTAACCCTTTTAGAACACAATATTGGCACACACGTATATTTCTGTGGACCAGAAACGTTTATTGCTGAATTCTCCAATGCAGCAATTGAATATGGTTATCCGAAATCAAGCATTCATTTTGAACGTTTTTCTCCTCCTGCGCCTAAAAAAACATTACCTTTTGAAGTAGAGTTAAAAACGGGAGAGACTGTATTTGTTTCCAAAAATCAAACATTATTAAACTCCTTAATTCTATCAGGAATTAATGTCCCTTACTCTTGCCAAGTGGGAAGGTGTGGCACTTGTGAGGTTAAGGTGTTAGAAGGAGAAGTTGATCATTATGATCAGTTTTTAAGCGAGGAACAAAAGTATTTGAACAAAAGCATACTGACTTGTGTTTCTCGTGCTAAGTCAGAACGATTAGTCTTAGATATCAATTAAAAAAGTAACCTTCTTCACCTTTAATAGGTAAGAAGGTTACTTTTTCATCGTTTGTTCTTAGTAATAGTATTGGTACGGGTATGGTTGGTAGTAGTATGGCGGTGGGTAGCCGTATCCGAAACCTGGTCCTGGTGTTAGTAGTGCTCCCGTAGCTAAGCCTCCTAGAAATCCTAAACCAAGGCCTGCTCCTCCAAAGCCCCCTCCAAATCCTGGACGTCCGAATCCTCCAAAGCCAAAGCCTGGTCTTCCAAATCCTCCACCGAATCC is drawn from Bacillus alkalisoli and contains these coding sequences:
- a CDS encoding dimethylamine monooxygenase subunit DmmA family protein, with translation MALLSPLHNQVVDATIEVISLEDKELTRKLRNQKMGTFLYVATTWGNLSRVKRLAMEIGYTEEESHFIGYGEKRIQIFCCRCHGLMKVNEVPVNIEVTCIHCHLLLSVSDHYSKERDAFLGYVAKL
- a CDS encoding PDR/VanB family oxidoreductase, producing MKKQKEIPVYVKYITIETPKVKRFTLAPMNGATLPPFSAGSHITTYIRKNGSLLERSYSLNSHPDKTGTYDISILLSDTSKGGSHYWHTQIKVGEQLTISYPKNYFPLSFKAKHHVFYAAGIGITPFLSMMKELQETGGSFELHYAAKSRELCSFYSLLKEYFREQCTFYFSEAEDSERLSPLTLLEHNIGTHVYFCGPETFIAEFSNAAIEYGYPKSSIHFERFSPPAPKKTLPFEVELKTGETVFVSKNQTLLNSLILSGINVPYSCQVGRCGTCEVKVLEGEVDHYDQFLSEEQKYLNKSILTCVSRAKSERLVLDIN